Proteins from a single region of Streptomyces sp. HUAS 15-9:
- a CDS encoding GerMN domain-containing protein: MNNETPASHPRGRHPLMLTAALTVPLLAVGACGTGGGTAAPGASARPGQSTVGSGTSGGTSGTPAPSGTAGPTTTAPSGSGSPRQISTSVYFLNGEHMSPAPRTVPAPATATGAVRALLAGPSRYERLHHRTTAIPSGTALHSIAVHDHVATVDLSSRYDDGGGTLSLRARLAQVVFTVTRYPSIDKVRFELDGKPVSSFGGEGIVLNEPVGRADFEDVSPAVLVESPLIGDGVSSPLRVRGSADTFEAEFRLKLTDTSGHTAADVLVRATSGTGTRGTFDVSFPYKAARSGPGLLTAYYVSPKNGRPVTVDTVPLTVNR; encoded by the coding sequence ATGAACAACGAAACCCCAGCCTCGCACCCCCGTGGGCGCCACCCGCTGATGCTCACCGCGGCGCTGACCGTGCCACTGCTCGCCGTCGGCGCCTGCGGCACGGGAGGCGGTACGGCCGCGCCGGGGGCCTCGGCACGCCCCGGGCAGTCCACCGTCGGATCGGGAACGTCGGGCGGGACCTCGGGCACACCGGCTCCGTCCGGGACCGCCGGCCCGACGACGACGGCTCCCTCGGGAAGCGGCTCGCCGAGGCAGATTTCGACGAGCGTGTACTTCCTGAACGGCGAGCACATGTCGCCCGCCCCGCGCACCGTGCCCGCCCCCGCCACGGCCACCGGGGCCGTGCGCGCACTGCTGGCCGGCCCCAGCCGCTACGAACGCCTGCACCACCGCACCACGGCCATACCGTCGGGCACGGCCCTGCACTCGATCGCGGTCCACGACCACGTCGCGACCGTGGACCTCTCCAGCAGGTACGACGACGGTGGAGGCACCCTCTCCCTGCGGGCACGCCTGGCCCAGGTCGTGTTCACCGTGACCCGCTACCCCAGCATCGACAAGGTCCGCTTCGAACTCGACGGCAAGCCGGTCTCGTCCTTCGGCGGCGAAGGCATCGTCCTGAACGAACCGGTGGGACGGGCCGACTTCGAGGACGTCTCGCCCGCCGTGCTGGTCGAGTCCCCGCTCATCGGTGACGGCGTCAGCAGCCCCCTGAGGGTGCGGGGAAGCGCCGACACCTTCGAGGCCGAGTTCCGGCTGAAGCTGACCGACACCTCCGGACATACCGCGGCCGACGTGCTGGTCAGGGCCACTTCCGGCACGGGGACGCGCGGGACCTTCGACGTGTCCTTCCCGTACAAGGCGGCCCGCTCCGGACCCGGCCTGCTCACCGCGTACTACGTCTCGCCGAAGAACGGCAGGCCCGTCACCGTCGACACGGTGCCGCTGACCGTGAACCGCTGA
- a CDS encoding universal stress protein, producing the protein MTRPVVAGVDGSRESLAAADWAAREALRRGLPLRLVHAWEGLPEDDRDAGLPETRAPQYHARRVLRGALDRLNERYPQLYLAAEQVRRQPGPALIAEAADAELLVIGSQGHGGVGGLMSGSVAMATMAHAERPVVLVRAGETPADEHLPDGSCNVSTHTPYRDVVVAVDGPCDDLLDFAFRAAELRRAQLEAVHAWHVPLGRIVPGDGERDRIREEAAVELAALLAPWRAKYPSVRVLETLREGRAGHVLARVAEGAGLLVVGRRRRRIAVGSHTGPVAHALIHHVHRPVALVPHD; encoded by the coding sequence ATGACGAGGCCGGTGGTGGCCGGAGTGGACGGTTCGCGGGAGAGCCTCGCCGCGGCCGACTGGGCGGCCAGGGAGGCGCTGCGCCGGGGACTGCCGCTGCGACTGGTGCACGCCTGGGAAGGACTGCCCGAGGACGACCGCGACGCGGGCCTGCCCGAGACGCGGGCACCCCAGTACCACGCACGACGCGTGCTGCGCGGAGCACTGGACCGGCTGAACGAGCGGTACCCACAGCTGTACCTGGCCGCCGAACAGGTGCGCAGGCAGCCCGGTCCCGCACTGATCGCCGAGGCGGCGGACGCCGAGCTGCTGGTCATCGGCAGCCAGGGCCACGGCGGTGTCGGCGGGCTCATGTCCGGGTCGGTCGCCATGGCCACCATGGCCCACGCCGAGCGACCGGTCGTCCTCGTACGGGCCGGTGAGACGCCGGCGGACGAGCATCTGCCGGACGGCTCGTGCAACGTGTCGACGCATACGCCGTACCGTGACGTCGTCGTCGCGGTGGACGGGCCGTGCGACGACCTCCTGGACTTCGCCTTCCGCGCCGCCGAGCTCCGGCGGGCGCAGCTGGAGGCCGTGCACGCCTGGCACGTGCCGCTCGGCCGGATCGTCCCCGGCGACGGGGAACGTGACCGCATCCGCGAGGAGGCGGCTGTCGAGCTCGCGGCACTGCTCGCGCCGTGGCGTGCGAAGTACCCCTCCGTGCGGGTCCTGGAGACGCTCCGCGAAGGCCGCGCCGGCCATGTCCTCGCACGGGTCGCGGAGGGGGCCGGGCTGCTGGTGGTGGGCCGTCGCAGGCGCCGTATCGCCGTCGGGTCGCACACCGGACCGGTGGCCCACGCGCTCATCCACCACGTGCACCGGCCGGTCGCGCTCGTGCCGCACGACTGA
- a CDS encoding dihydrolipoyl dehydrogenase family protein, giving the protein MSAAVDPDRTEWDVIVLGGAAAGENAAQYATQFSGLDAVLVEAELVGGECSYWACMPSKALLRPGEMLENSRHVPGVASLIARRGLDVSAVLARRDRVVNGLDDSSQVQWALNTGIDVVRGHGRLDGERTLRVTGAEGDERTLTARHAVVIDTGSCTTVPPVPGLADARAWTSRDVTNLHEVPRSVVIVGGGVVACESATWLQSLGVEVTVVHRGTGLLGRVEPFAGRMVADRLREAGVKLVPDRSVNSVSRKNPRDTGVGMVHGGPVTLVLDDNGEITADELVLGTGRTPNTQDIGLSTVGLPDGGFLTVDDGQAVQGVDGHWLYAIGDVCGRALLTHMGKYQARIAGEVIAARALGRPPVDPLTTADGHRGTPQVTFTEPEVGSAGLTEQQARAAGIDVETVEYDMAGLAGTYVMREDYVGRAKLVVDRAMDTIVGATFVGSGIAELVHSATVAIVARVPLSVLWHVVPSYPTASEVWLRLLEGLRAQRHAAS; this is encoded by the coding sequence ATGAGTGCAGCCGTGGACCCCGACCGGACCGAATGGGATGTGATCGTTCTGGGCGGCGCCGCCGCCGGGGAGAACGCCGCGCAGTACGCCACGCAGTTCTCGGGCCTGGACGCGGTGCTGGTCGAGGCGGAGCTTGTCGGCGGTGAGTGCTCGTACTGGGCGTGCATGCCCAGCAAGGCGCTGCTGCGGCCGGGCGAGATGCTGGAGAACTCCCGGCATGTGCCCGGAGTGGCCTCCCTGATCGCCCGACGCGGGCTGGACGTGTCCGCCGTCCTGGCCCGCCGGGACCGGGTCGTCAACGGACTCGACGACAGCTCGCAGGTCCAGTGGGCTCTGAACACCGGCATCGACGTGGTCCGCGGCCATGGTCGGCTCGACGGCGAGCGCACCCTGCGGGTCACCGGTGCCGAGGGCGACGAGCGCACCCTGACCGCCCGGCACGCGGTGGTGATCGACACGGGCTCGTGCACGACGGTCCCGCCCGTCCCCGGTCTGGCCGACGCCCGGGCGTGGACCTCGCGCGACGTCACCAATCTGCACGAGGTGCCGCGCAGCGTGGTGATCGTGGGCGGCGGCGTGGTCGCCTGCGAGTCCGCCACCTGGCTGCAGTCCCTCGGTGTCGAGGTGACCGTCGTCCACCGCGGTACGGGCCTGCTCGGCCGTGTCGAGCCCTTCGCCGGCCGGATGGTCGCCGACCGGCTGCGGGAGGCCGGGGTGAAGCTGGTCCCTGACCGGTCGGTGAACTCGGTGTCCCGGAAGAACCCGCGGGACACGGGAGTCGGCATGGTGCACGGCGGACCGGTCACCCTGGTGCTCGACGACAACGGCGAGATCACGGCGGACGAACTGGTGCTCGGCACCGGACGCACCCCCAACACGCAGGACATCGGCCTGTCCACCGTCGGTCTGCCCGACGGCGGCTTCCTCACCGTCGACGACGGACAGGCCGTACAGGGCGTGGACGGGCACTGGCTCTATGCCATCGGCGACGTCTGCGGTCGCGCGCTGCTCACGCACATGGGCAAGTACCAGGCGCGGATCGCCGGTGAGGTGATCGCCGCGCGCGCCCTGGGACGCCCGCCGGTCGACCCGCTGACCACCGCGGACGGTCACCGCGGCACTCCGCAAGTGACGTTCACCGAACCGGAGGTGGGCTCGGCGGGCCTGACCGAGCAGCAGGCCCGCGCGGCGGGCATCGACGTCGAGACCGTCGAGTACGACATGGCGGGCCTCGCCGGCACCTACGTGATGCGCGAGGACTATGTCGGCCGCGCCAAACTGGTCGTCGACCGGGCCATGGACACCATCGTGGGGGCGACCTTCGTCGGGTCCGGCATCGCGGAACTCGTGCACTCCGCGACGGTGGCCATCGTGGCACGCGTACCGCTGTCCGTGCTGTGGCACGTCGTCCCGAGCTATCCGACGGCCTCCGAGGTCTGGCTGCGCCTGCTGGAGGGACTGCGCGCCCAGCGCCACGCCGCGTCGTGA
- a CDS encoding universal stress protein codes for MDTAASRPRVVVGVDGSSSSNDALRWAVRYAGLIGADVDVVSAWDLPGGRVWMAPAIDATLDEDNARQAFAQELRDVLGDEAADAVRTHLVQGNPVDVLLRAAEGAEILVVGSHGRGGFARALLGSVSQHLAQHANCPVVIIRAGVS; via the coding sequence ATGGACACTGCTGCCTCGAGGCCGCGTGTCGTCGTGGGCGTCGACGGGTCGTCGTCCTCGAACGACGCGCTGCGGTGGGCCGTCCGCTACGCCGGGCTCATCGGCGCCGACGTCGACGTCGTGTCCGCGTGGGACCTGCCGGGCGGGCGTGTGTGGATGGCCCCGGCCATCGACGCCACCCTCGACGAGGACAACGCCCGGCAGGCGTTCGCCCAGGAGCTGAGGGACGTACTCGGTGACGAGGCCGCCGACGCCGTCAGGACGCACCTGGTGCAGGGCAACCCCGTCGACGTGCTGCTCAGGGCGGCCGAGGGCGCCGAGATCCTGGTCGTGGGCAGCCATGGGCGGGGCGGCTTCGCCCGGGCGCTGCTGGGCTCCGTCAGCCAGCATCTCGCACAGCACGCGAACTGCCCTGTCGTGATCATCCGCGCGGGGGTCTCGTGA
- a CDS encoding pyridoxamine 5'-phosphate oxidase family protein produces MRAHLGDLLVIESPTTGAARRDGEIVGLHHEDGSPPYDVRWSDTDEVTLVFPGPDAHIRHIEYEPGRVHGSFGRATEEEVLSGAAQPGRGPNPGDIGRRVAAERRRQGMSRTEAARRAAMAPDYLAYLEEHPADPTLATLIRLAAALGTSVEALRGGGMDVPPGRAMALLHPQLLQLSPDECRARLSTHGIGRIAVTTPEGPAVVPVNYVVVDDLIAFRTAPDSVPAAAVGKEVAFEVDHVDDALSQGWSVLAVGPAQVVTEPDTVRRLSESAHTDTWAGGRRDMWVSIRPARLTGRRIGTAGM; encoded by the coding sequence ATGCGAGCTCACCTCGGCGATCTCCTCGTCATCGAAAGTCCGACGACGGGCGCCGCCAGGCGTGACGGCGAGATCGTCGGACTCCACCACGAGGACGGATCGCCTCCCTACGACGTGCGCTGGTCGGACACCGACGAGGTGACGCTCGTGTTTCCCGGGCCCGACGCTCATATCCGGCACATCGAGTACGAGCCCGGTCGCGTTCATGGGTCTTTCGGGAGGGCGACGGAGGAAGAGGTCCTGTCCGGCGCCGCCCAGCCGGGGCGGGGACCCAACCCCGGCGACATCGGACGACGGGTGGCCGCCGAGCGCAGGCGGCAGGGGATGAGCCGGACGGAAGCGGCCCGCCGCGCCGCCATGGCGCCCGACTACCTGGCCTACCTGGAGGAACACCCCGCCGACCCGACCCTGGCCACCCTGATCCGGCTGGCCGCCGCGCTGGGCACCAGCGTCGAAGCCCTTCGCGGGGGCGGCATGGACGTTCCACCCGGCCGGGCCATGGCGCTTCTGCACCCACAGCTGCTGCAGCTCAGCCCCGACGAATGCCGTGCCCGGCTCTCCACGCACGGCATCGGACGCATCGCGGTGACGACACCCGAGGGCCCGGCGGTCGTCCCGGTCAACTACGTGGTCGTCGACGATCTGATCGCCTTCCGGACGGCACCCGACTCGGTGCCCGCGGCCGCCGTGGGCAAGGAGGTCGCCTTCGAGGTCGACCATGTGGACGACGCCCTGAGCCAGGGCTGGAGCGTGCTCGCCGTCGGCCCGGCCCAGGTGGTCACGGAGCCAGACACCGTGCGGCGGCTGAGCGAGAGCGCCCACACCGACACATGGGCCGGCGGCCGACGTGACATGTGGGTGTCGATCCGGCCGGCGCGGCTCACAGGCCGTCGTATCGGTACCGCCGGTATGTGA
- a CDS encoding Acg family FMN-binding oxidoreductase has protein sequence MSSTHSRYASGYLVRAAVSAPSVYNTQPWAFVMDDDGQGLELHADPARRLLVRDPHGREMVVSCGAALFNVRLAMRHLGFNPVVETFPCPADPTFLARVMWGAYVRPGLDEQDLFEALRLRHSARGPFLPDPLPAALADELGREARREGARLHWIDDSAGRRELAQMVRAAEDVHRTDPAHTAEQTAWTWRLARARRDGIPVHTDGHHPDSVPFAGRDYADLTRMFPTPPRRWTGRSGRVAVLSTDRDDRSAWLRAGQALERVLLHAAAQDVMAAFHTQPLEIEPLRLRIRRTLSAGAFPQMILRLGYVPYVRSLPRRRVTDVLAREARTS, from the coding sequence GTGAGCAGCACACACTCCCGCTACGCGTCCGGCTATCTGGTCCGGGCGGCCGTTTCCGCGCCTTCGGTGTACAACACCCAGCCGTGGGCCTTCGTCATGGACGACGACGGCCAGGGCCTCGAACTGCACGCGGACCCGGCGCGACGCCTCCTGGTCCGCGATCCCCACGGCCGTGAAATGGTCGTCAGTTGCGGCGCGGCGCTCTTCAACGTCCGACTGGCCATGCGGCACCTGGGGTTCAACCCGGTCGTCGAGACCTTCCCCTGTCCTGCCGACCCCACCTTCCTCGCCCGGGTGATGTGGGGCGCGTACGTCCGTCCGGGCCTCGACGAGCAGGATCTGTTCGAAGCACTGCGCCTACGGCACAGCGCGCGCGGACCGTTCCTCCCGGACCCGCTGCCCGCCGCGCTCGCCGATGAGCTGGGCCGAGAGGCCAGGCGCGAGGGAGCCAGGCTGCACTGGATCGACGACAGCGCAGGCCGACGGGAGCTGGCACAGATGGTCCGGGCAGCCGAGGACGTGCACAGGACGGATCCGGCGCACACCGCCGAGCAGACCGCGTGGACCTGGCGACTCGCCCGCGCGCGCCGTGACGGCATTCCGGTCCATACGGACGGGCATCACCCGGACTCCGTCCCGTTCGCCGGACGGGACTACGCCGACCTCACCCGGATGTTCCCCACACCTCCGCGGCGCTGGACCGGACGCTCGGGACGGGTGGCCGTGCTGAGCACGGACCGCGACGACCGCTCGGCCTGGCTCCGGGCCGGCCAGGCACTCGAACGGGTCCTGCTGCACGCCGCCGCCCAGGACGTGATGGCGGCCTTCCACACCCAGCCGTTGGAGATCGAACCTCTGCGCTTGCGGATCCGGCGGACACTGAGCGCGGGCGCGTTCCCGCAGATGATCCTCCGCCTGGGGTATGTGCCCTACGTACGCTCCCTGCCGCGGCGCCGGGTGACCGACGTACTCGCCCGGGAAGCCCGGACCTCCTGA
- the ligA gene encoding NAD-dependent DNA ligase LigA, whose amino-acid sequence MTTPIAQIVDAAAYAQAVEDAVKAAAAYYAGGTSPLDDDAYDTLVRGIAAWEAGHPDQVLPDSPTGKVAGGAAEGDVLHTVAMLSLDNVFSPEQFTAWAASLARRIGHEAERFSVEPKLDGLAVAARYAQGRLTRLITRGDGTAGEDVSHAIGTIEGLPATLSEPVSVEVRGEVLMTGAQFEEANTARTAHGGQPFANARNAAAGTLRAKDRAYPVAMTFFGYGLLPLPDTDAALATRLGDLAHSELMTLAATLGVHTTADTAVPGTTATNTDEVLARVQEIAALRAQLPFGIDGIVIKADPAADQRAAGNGSRAPRWAIAYKLPAVEKITRLLEVEWNVGRTGIIAPRAVLEPVEIDGSTITYATLHNPADITRRDLRLGDHVMVHRAGDVIPRVEAPVAHLRTGAEQPIAFPEACPRCGSGIDTGQERWRCEQGRNCHLVASLSYAVGRDQLDIEGLGTTRIVQLVETGLVGDLADLFTLTRDQLLALDRMGETSTDNLLAALATARTRPLSRVLCALGVRGTGRSMSRRIARYFATMDNIRTADAEALQQVEGIGTEKAPSIVAELAELAPLIDKLAAAGVNMTEPGATAPPSADADTETGGATSDAPATGPLAGMTVVVTGAMTGPLERLSRNQMNELIERAGGRSSSSVSKKTSLVVAGENAGSKRAKAEDLGIRLATPDEFAVLVADHLG is encoded by the coding sequence ATGACGACACCGATTGCGCAGATCGTTGATGCCGCCGCCTACGCGCAGGCGGTCGAGGACGCGGTGAAGGCCGCTGCCGCCTACTACGCGGGCGGCACCTCGCCCTTGGACGACGACGCCTACGACACGCTCGTGCGGGGCATCGCCGCGTGGGAGGCCGGGCATCCCGACCAGGTGCTGCCCGACTCGCCGACCGGGAAGGTCGCCGGCGGTGCGGCCGAGGGCGATGTGCTCCACACGGTGGCGATGCTGAGCCTGGACAACGTGTTCTCGCCCGAGCAGTTCACGGCCTGGGCCGCCTCACTCGCGCGCCGGATCGGCCATGAGGCGGAACGATTCAGCGTCGAGCCGAAGCTCGACGGACTCGCCGTCGCGGCCCGCTACGCCCAGGGCCGGCTGACCCGGCTGATCACCCGTGGCGACGGGACGGCCGGCGAAGACGTCTCGCACGCGATAGGCACCATCGAGGGGCTGCCCGCCACCCTGTCCGAACCGGTCAGCGTGGAGGTGCGCGGTGAAGTCCTCATGACCGGCGCGCAGTTCGAGGAGGCCAACACGGCGCGCACCGCGCACGGCGGGCAGCCGTTCGCCAACGCCCGCAACGCGGCGGCGGGCACGTTGCGTGCCAAGGACCGCGCCTACCCGGTGGCGATGACGTTCTTCGGCTACGGCCTGCTGCCGCTGCCCGACACCGACGCCGCCCTGGCCACACGGCTGGGCGACCTCGCCCACAGTGAGCTCATGACGCTGGCCGCCACGCTCGGTGTGCACACCACCGCCGACACCGCGGTACCCGGCACCACGGCCACCAACACCGACGAGGTGCTGGCCCGCGTGCAGGAGATCGCCGCCCTGCGCGCCCAACTGCCCTTCGGTATCGACGGCATCGTCATCAAGGCCGATCCGGCCGCCGATCAGCGGGCCGCCGGAAACGGTTCGCGGGCCCCGCGCTGGGCGATCGCCTACAAGCTGCCCGCCGTCGAGAAGATCACCCGGCTGCTCGAGGTGGAGTGGAACGTGGGCCGCACCGGCATCATCGCGCCGCGCGCCGTCCTGGAACCGGTGGAGATCGACGGCTCCACCATCACCTACGCGACGCTCCACAACCCGGCCGACATCACGCGCCGTGATCTGCGCCTGGGCGACCATGTCATGGTCCACCGCGCCGGCGACGTGATCCCCCGTGTCGAGGCCCCTGTCGCCCATCTGCGCACCGGCGCCGAGCAGCCGATCGCGTTCCCCGAGGCGTGTCCGCGCTGTGGATCGGGGATCGACACCGGCCAGGAACGCTGGCGCTGCGAGCAGGGCCGTAACTGCCACCTCGTCGCCTCCCTCTCCTACGCCGTGGGCCGCGACCAGCTCGACATCGAGGGCCTTGGCACCACCCGCATCGTGCAGCTCGTCGAGACCGGTCTGGTCGGCGATCTCGCCGACCTGTTCACGCTGACCCGCGACCAGCTCCTCGCGCTGGACCGCATGGGCGAGACCAGCACCGACAATCTGCTGGCCGCCCTGGCCACGGCCAGGACGCGGCCGCTGTCGCGGGTGCTGTGCGCACTCGGAGTCCGCGGCACGGGCCGGTCCATGTCGCGACGCATCGCCCGGTACTTCGCCACCATGGACAACATCCGCACCGCCGACGCCGAGGCGCTGCAACAGGTCGAGGGCATCGGCACCGAGAAGGCGCCGTCCATCGTCGCGGAACTGGCCGAACTCGCCCCGCTGATCGACAAACTCGCCGCGGCCGGGGTGAACATGACCGAACCCGGCGCCACTGCCCCGCCCAGCGCCGACGCCGACACGGAGACCGGCGGTGCCACGTCCGACGCCCCCGCCACCGGTCCGCTCGCCGGGATGACAGTCGTGGTCACCGGCGCGATGACCGGGCCGCTGGAGCGGTTGAGCCGCAACCAGATGAATGAGCTCATCGAGCGGGCGGGCGGCCGTTCGTCCTCCAGCGTCTCCAAGAAGACCAGTCTGGTGGTCGCCGGCGAGAACGCCGGGTCCAAGCGGGCCAAGGCCGAAGACCTCGGCATCCGCCTGGCCACACCCGACGAGTTCGCCGTCCTCGTCGCCGACCACCTCGGCTGA
- a CDS encoding CBS domain-containing protein, whose amino-acid sequence MKPTKIGALMTVDVVTAVHGTPFKEVVRLLGEHRISGLPVIDDDHKVIGVISETDLMLHQTRPAESHGTFAALARLSRSVRERAAKSRARTAGGAMSAPAITVRADATVPQAARLMTEHRIERLPVVDVEDRLVGIVTRRDLLQVFLRSDKEIQRDVRQEVFVNTLWLAPHIIEATALNGVVTLTGRLERRSDIPIAVGMTRRVDGVVDVVDHLTYRLDDTRLQPAEQALHGLADDWLRRL is encoded by the coding sequence ATGAAGCCCACGAAGATCGGCGCTCTCATGACCGTCGACGTCGTCACGGCGGTTCACGGCACGCCCTTCAAGGAAGTCGTCCGGCTGCTCGGCGAGCACCGCATCAGCGGGCTCCCGGTGATCGACGACGACCACAAGGTCATCGGTGTCATCTCCGAGACCGATCTCATGCTCCACCAGACCCGCCCGGCCGAGTCCCACGGCACCTTCGCCGCCCTGGCCCGCCTCAGCCGCTCCGTACGGGAACGCGCCGCCAAGAGCCGGGCGCGCACGGCCGGCGGGGCGATGTCCGCCCCCGCGATCACCGTGCGGGCCGACGCCACCGTCCCCCAGGCGGCACGGCTGATGACCGAGCACCGCATCGAGCGGCTGCCCGTCGTCGACGTGGAGGACCGGCTCGTCGGCATCGTCACCCGCCGCGACCTGCTGCAGGTCTTCCTGCGCAGCGACAAGGAGATCCAGCGCGACGTACGCCAGGAGGTCTTCGTCAACACGCTCTGGCTCGCCCCGCACATCATCGAGGCGACCGCCCTCAACGGCGTGGTCACCCTCACCGGCCGGTTGGAACGGCGCAGCGACATCCCCATCGCGGTCGGCATGACACGCCGCGTCGACGGTGTCGTGGACGTCGTCGACCACCTGACCTACCGGCTCGACGACACCCGGCTCCAGCCCGCCGAACAGGCCCTGCACGGCCTGGCCGACGACTGGCTGCGCAGGCTGTGA
- a CDS encoding universal stress protein yields the protein MLPPVVVGVDGSPESLAAAQWAACEAVRSERSLRLVHAWNRHPRPRDGEIENAAQRHLARRVLREAEDAVRAACPEVRLYDELVEGPAVEALRQAAEGAELLVLGSRGLSGFTGFLVGSVAAGVVARATRPVVLVRAGAETADEHLPVPDGSASTTIGHRDVVLGVDLSEPCDEVIEFAFEAARLRRARLRAVHAWQPPGPLGLGERDTGLVDDPRRAEEWLGFLREVLQVWRDKYPEVEVLETVVEDKPANALLRAATGASLLVVGHHLAERRIGPRTGPTTHSAIQHVYCPVAVVPHW from the coding sequence ATGCTTCCGCCCGTCGTCGTAGGGGTGGACGGATCCCCCGAGAGCCTTGCCGCCGCACAATGGGCGGCCTGCGAGGCCGTACGCAGCGAGCGTTCGCTGCGTCTGGTCCATGCCTGGAACCGGCACCCGCGCCCGCGGGACGGTGAGATCGAGAACGCCGCACAGCGGCATCTCGCACGCCGTGTCCTGCGCGAGGCGGAGGACGCGGTGCGGGCCGCGTGTCCCGAGGTCCGGCTGTACGACGAACTGGTCGAGGGCCCGGCGGTCGAGGCGCTGCGGCAGGCGGCCGAGGGGGCCGAGCTGCTGGTGCTGGGGTCGCGGGGGCTGAGCGGCTTCACCGGGTTCCTGGTGGGTTCGGTGGCGGCGGGGGTGGTGGCACGGGCGACCCGGCCGGTGGTGCTGGTGCGGGCCGGTGCGGAGACGGCGGACGAGCATCTGCCGGTCCCGGACGGCAGTGCCTCGACGACGATCGGCCACCGGGACGTGGTGCTGGGCGTCGATCTGAGCGAGCCGTGCGACGAGGTCATCGAGTTCGCCTTCGAGGCGGCCCGGCTGCGGCGGGCCCGGCTGCGGGCGGTGCACGCCTGGCAGCCGCCGGGGCCGCTGGGCCTGGGTGAGCGGGACACCGGGCTGGTCGACGATCCGCGGCGGGCCGAGGAGTGGCTGGGCTTCCTCCGGGAGGTGCTGCAGGTGTGGCGCGACAAGTATCCCGAGGTGGAGGTCCTGGAGACGGTGGTCGAGGACAAGCCCGCCAACGCGCTGCTGCGCGCGGCGACCGGGGCGAGCCTCCTGGTCGTGGGACATCATCTCGCAGAGCGGCGGATCGGCCCGCGCACCGGGCCCACCACCCACTCCGCCATCCAGCACGTCTACTGCCCCGTGGCCGTCGTGCCCCACTGGTGA